In Rosa chinensis cultivar Old Blush chromosome 1, RchiOBHm-V2, whole genome shotgun sequence, a genomic segment contains:
- the LOC112181848 gene encoding uncharacterized protein At3g49140, producing the protein MMMIESAMAVRFNSAAANVCSSTAVPCFRPRWSSEELTGAVHVTSCRLAYSGGWGRIRRSKHYDSVAKRSNCVKNGIRAATEQLGPGSEPVKPNGRPQYHPFEDIAEATLDNVGAARLTSAESARTIIEVNSKATLMFSSLINDEVHENIMCPDLPYVTDEHGNIYFQVKDGEDNASMQSITSENNFVQVIIGLDTMEMINEMEVPEIDFGIDEIEGEYSEGEDGSDEDDDDDEDGDDDSDWVSVLDDEDEEDDDEDDETLGDWAKLETMRYSHPMYFAKKLTEVASDDPIDWAEQAPASLAIQGLLRPAYIEEHTVIKKHMSDHEPNDDEKQVGRTVEDDLEEPDKINGHESGSFKGSPIRAEESDNEKGEIPKNGTTFYKLEIVKIQLFSSHGHQSVVEVEDFVKAQPDAIAHSAGKIISRLKAGGEKTTQALKSLCWRLKGIQVEEVVLTTVDSLGFDLRVCSGTQVQTLRFALNARATSEYSAERQLNDLLFPRTQHTPQKVKQS; encoded by the exons atGATGATGATCGAGTCAGCCATGGCCGTACGATTCAACTCCGCCGCCGCCAATGTCTGCTCCTCCACCGCCGTCCCTT gttttcgtCCACGGTGGAGCTCGGAGGAGCTGACCGGAGCAGTCCACGTCACCTCTTGCCGGCTTGCGTACTCCGGCGGCTG GGGTAGGATTCGGAGATCAAAGCATTATGATTCGGTTGCGAAAAGGAGCAATTGTGTAAAGAATGGGATTCGAGCTGCCACGGAGCAGTTAGGGCCTGGTTCGGAGCCTGTGAAGCCGAATGGGAGGCCGCAGTACCATCCGTTTGAGGATATTGCTGAAGCGACATTGGATAATGTTGGAGCTGCAAGACTTACATCTGCAGAATCTGCTAGGACCATTATTGAG GTTAATAGCAAAGCGACGCTCATGTTTTCGAGTCTGATTAATGATGAGGTTCATGAAAATATTATGTGTCCTGATTTGCCTTATGTAACTGATGAACATGGAA ATATATACTTTCAAGTAAAGGATGGTGAAGACAATGCGTCTATGCAATCTATAACTTCAGAGAATAACTTTGTG CAAGTTATTATTGGCTTAGATACTATGGAAATGATCAATGAGATGGAAGTACCagaaattgattttggaattgatGAGATTGAAGGTGAATATAGTGAAGGTGAAGATGGCAGTGATGAggacgacgacgacgatgaaGATGGTGACGATGATTCg GATTGGGTTTCCGTTCTTGATgacgaagatgaagaagatgacgatgaagatgaCGAGACTCTTGGAGACTGGGCAAAGCTGGAGACTATGCGTTATTCTCACCCAATGTATTTTGCTAAGAAGCTGACTGAG gttGCTTCAGATGATCCTATAGATTGGGCAGAGCAGGCTCCAGCTAGTTTGGCAATTCAGGGGCTTCTAAGACCTGCATATATTGAAGAACATACGGTCATAAAAAAGCATATGTCGGATCATGAGCCCAATGATGATGAAAAACAAGTTGGGAGAACTGTAGAAGATGATTTAGAAGAGCCTGATAAGATCAATGGCCATGAATCAGGATCTTTTAAGGGCAGTCCAATCCGAGCGGAGGAATCAGACAATGAGAAGGGTGAAATACCAAAGAATGGGACTACTTTTTACAAACTGGAGATTGTTAAGATTCAGTTGTTTTCATCACATGGACATCAG AGTGTTGTTGAAGTAGAAGACTTCGTAAAAGCTCAGCCCGATGCCATTGCACACTCAGCCGGTAAAATTATATCTCGTCTGAAAGCAGGTGGAGAAAAGACCACACAAGCTCTCAAGTCCCTTTGTTGGAGACTAAAGGGTATTCAAGTTGAG GAGGTAGTACTTACCACTGTAGATTCTCTTGGATTTGACTTGAGGGTTTGCTCAGGAACACAAGTTCAGACGTTGCGGTTTGCACTAAATGCACGG GCCACTTCTGAGTATAGTGCTGAGAGACAACTTAATGATCTGCTATTCCCGAGGACACAGCACACGCCACAGAAAGTAAAGCAAAGTTAA
- the LOC112181861 gene encoding protein SAR DEFICIENT 4: MASSSSSTTTKPIPVFITTDSLHSILSHQTLIDHFHSSLPTVSSSLCSPIRQSYAVSPTSSLLLMPSWSSSPSLPYLGVKLVTYFPLNSAVNLPGIHGSYVLFSSTSGQTLATMDGTALTLYRTACVSGLASRILSRNDSEVLVMIGAGALAPHLIRAHLAARPGLKRVIIWNRTEVKARALAEEMRGSVGGDGVEFESNGSLDEAVAMGDIVSCATNSEVALVKGERLKVGAHLDLVGSFQHSMKECDDEAIRRGRVFVDNEAALVEAGELVGAFERGVIGKEEVCGMLVELIGGEKAGRRSSEEITVFKSVGSAVVDILAAQLVYETYMKQ, from the coding sequence atggcttcttcttcttcatccacaACCACCAAACCAATCCCAGTCTTCATCACCACCGATTCCTTACACTCAATCCTCTCTCACCAAACCCTAATCGACCACTTCCACTCTTCCCTCCCCACCGTCTCCTCCTCCCTCTGCTCCCCAATCCGCCAAAGCTACGCCGTTTCGCCCACCTCCTCCCTCCTCCTCATGCCCTCCTGGTCCTCTTCCCCCTCCCTCCCCTACCTCGGAGTCAAGCTCGTCACCTACTTCCCCCTCAACTCCGCCGTCAACTTGCCCGGAATCCACGGCAGCTACGTCCTCTTCAGCTCCACCTCCGGCCAAACCCTGGCCACCATGGACGGCACTGCTCTCACTCTCTACCGCACCGCCTGCGTCTCCGGCTTGGCTTCCAGAATTCTCTCCAGAAACGACAGTGAGGTTTTGGTCATGATCGGAGCCGGTGCTCTGGCGCCGCATTTGATCAGGGCGCATCTTGCGGCGAGGCCTGGCTTGAAGAGAGTGATCATATGGAACAGGACGGAGGTGAAGGCGAGAGCATTGGCGGAGGAGATGAGGGGAAGCGTGGGAGGTGATGGGGTTGAGTTTGAGAGCAATGGGAGCTTGGATGAGGCGGTGGCGATGGGGGACATTGTGAGCTGCGCCACGAATTCGGAGGTGGCGCTGGTGAAGGGGGAGAGGCTGAAGGTGGGAGCTCATTTGGACTTGGTTGGATCGTTCCAGCATTCGATGAAGGAGTGTGATGATGAGGCCATAAGGAGGGGGAGGGTGTTTGTGGACAATGAGGCGGCGCTGGTGGAGGCTGGGGAGTTGGTTGGAGCTTTCGAGAGAGGTGTGATCGGGAAGGAGGAGGTGTGTGGGATGCTGGTGGAGTTGATCGGAGGAGAGAAGGCTGGGAGGAGAAGTTCCGAGGAGATTACCGTGTTCAAGTCAGTAGGATCTGCAGTTGTGGACATTCTTGCTGCACAGCTGGTGTATGAAACTTACATGAAGCAGTGA
- the LOC112181884 gene encoding pentatricopeptide repeat-containing protein At4g21190, which translates to MLTLTYSLPVFTRRLEFTGISHSRTSVVVCGLKGPRPRYPRVWKANKKIGTISKSLKLVECVKGLSNVKEEVYGALDSFIAWELEFPLITVKKALKTLENQKDWKRIIQVSKWMLSKGQGRTMGTYFTLLNAFAADGRLEEAEELWTKLFSQYLDSMPRTFFDKMISIYYEKGLHDKMFEIFADMEELGIKPNMSIVDKVGDVFQKLGMMDKYAKLKKKYPPPKWEIRYIKGKRVRIQANKRSNLDGDDKMLNEEKETIQSSNEVLNADSNPYEQIVEAEEVDQNSSNLLEEAGTNVDELRVESKTSS; encoded by the exons ATGCTTACCTTGACGTACTCACTGCCGGTCTTTACTCGGCGGCTGGAATTTACCGGAATCTCCCACAGTAGAACCAGTGTAGTG GTATGTGGATTAAAGGGTCCAAGACCCAGATACCCAAGAGTCTGGAAAGCCAATAAGAAGATAGGGACCATTTCCAAATCACTCAAGCTTGTTGAGTGT GTTAAGGGTTTGTCAAATGTGAAAGAGGAGGTTTATGGGGCACTTGATTCTTTCATTGCTTGGGAATTGGAATTCCCTTTGATTACAGTGAAGAAGGCATTGAAGACTCTTGAGAATCAGAAAGACTGGAAAAGGATAATTCAg GTATCAAAATGGATGCTGAGCAAAGGTCAAGGAAGAACAATGGGGACCTATTTCACATTGTTGAATGCTTTTGCGGCGGATGGGAGACTTGAAGAAGCTGAAGAGCTTTGGACAAAGCTGTTCTCGCAGTACTTGGATAGCATGCCTCGAACGTTCTTTGACAAAATGATTTCGATTTACTATGAGAAGGGCTTGCATGACAAGATGTTTGAG ATATTTGCTGACATGGAGGAGCTTGGTATCAAACCAAATATGTCGATTGTTGACAAGGTTGGAGATGTCTTTCAGAAGCTGGGTATGATGGACAAATACGctaaattgaagaagaaatatCCACCGCCAAAATGGGAAATTCGGTACATCAAAGGAAAACGTGTTAGAATTCAAGCAAACAAGCGAAGCAATCTTGATGGTGATGACAAAATGCTAAATGAGGAGAAGGAAACAATCCAAAGCTCAAATGAAGTGTTAAATGCTGACTCAAATCCATATGAACAGATTGTTGAAGCTGAGGAAGTGGACCAGAACTCATCCAATTTACTTGAGGAAGCTGGTACAAATGTAGATGAACTCAGGGTTGAATCTAAAACCTCTTCTTGA